One genomic region from Curtobacterium sp. 9128 encodes:
- the miaA gene encoding tRNA (adenosine(37)-N6)-dimethylallyltransferase MiaA, producing MHGEPGEPAAGTVSLIAVVGATGTGKSDLAIAIADRHRAHGRNAEIVNADAMQFYRGMDIGTAKVPLAERHGIPHHQLDVLDVTDEASVAAYQRDARAIIGRIVDDGGVAVLVGGSGLYVSSVLHDLEFPGTDPELRAALEREHADDGPNALLARLRELDPAAAETIDVRNPRRLIRAVEIASRSDRVTPSLPSAPRAWRPARVLHLRRDRAQLVAALHDRAAGMFRDGLVDEVAALRTRGLEQGRTARAAIGYSQALGVLRGDATVADAVEATAVATRKYARRQVSWFKRYADAEDLDVTGADRQELSDVARRIVP from the coding sequence CTGCACGGCGAGCCGGGCGAGCCCGCGGCCGGCACCGTCTCGCTGATCGCCGTCGTCGGCGCGACCGGCACCGGCAAGTCCGACCTGGCGATCGCGATCGCCGATCGACACCGTGCGCACGGCCGGAACGCCGAGATCGTCAACGCTGACGCGATGCAGTTCTACCGCGGCATGGACATCGGCACCGCGAAGGTCCCGCTCGCCGAACGACACGGCATCCCGCACCACCAGCTGGACGTGCTCGACGTCACCGACGAGGCGAGCGTCGCCGCGTACCAGCGCGACGCACGAGCGATCATCGGTCGGATCGTCGACGACGGCGGGGTCGCGGTCCTCGTGGGGGGCAGCGGCCTCTACGTGTCGTCCGTCCTGCACGACCTCGAGTTCCCCGGCACCGACCCGGAACTCCGCGCCGCGCTGGAACGCGAGCACGCGGACGACGGACCGAACGCACTGCTCGCGCGGCTGCGCGAACTCGACCCGGCGGCCGCCGAGACGATCGACGTCCGCAACCCACGGCGGTTGATCCGCGCCGTGGAGATCGCGAGCCGATCCGACCGGGTCACCCCGAGCCTCCCGTCCGCGCCGCGCGCGTGGCGACCCGCCCGTGTCCTGCACCTGCGTCGTGATCGTGCGCAGCTCGTCGCCGCGCTCCACGACCGCGCAGCGGGCATGTTCCGTGACGGACTCGTCGACGAGGTCGCCGCGCTGCGGACGCGCGGGCTCGAGCAGGGACGCACGGCGCGTGCCGCGATCGGGTACTCCCAGGCGCTCGGCGTCCTGCGCGGCGACGCGACGGTCGCCGACGCCGTCGAGGCGACCGCGGTGGCGACGCGGAAGTACGCCAGGCGACAGGTCTCCTGGTTCAAGCGGTACGCCGACGCCGAGGACCTCGACGTGACCGGTGCCGACCGGCAGGAGCTCTCGGACGTGGCCCGTAGGATCGTCCCGTGA
- a CDS encoding histidinol-phosphate transaminase, with protein sequence MAFTLEDLPIRDDLRGQSPYGAPQKHVRVQLNVNENTHPVPQDVADDIVESVRRALGTVNRYPDREFTELRESLAGYLGHDLAAEQIWAANGSNEVIQQLLQAFGGPGRSVLGFPPTYSMHSIIASGTGTQWIAAERDAEFRISPETAVAAVRAHRPDVVFLCGPNNPTGTPLDLATIEAVYDATDGIVMVDEAYAEFMPVGQPTALTLLPGRERLVVSRTMSKAFAFAGARVGYLAAHPAVIDALRLVRLPYHLSALTQAAAVAALRHAPEMLAMVDDIRGQRDRMVDGLRAMGYSPYETWSNFVLFGGVADPRAAFESLLEQDVIVRDLGIPNHLRVSAGTEEETTAFLDAMRRVAAEQPPVRVAA encoded by the coding sequence GTGGCATTCACGCTCGAAGACCTCCCGATCCGAGACGACCTCCGCGGTCAGAGTCCCTACGGGGCACCGCAGAAGCACGTCCGCGTGCAGCTCAACGTCAACGAGAACACGCATCCGGTGCCGCAGGACGTCGCGGACGACATCGTCGAGTCGGTCCGTCGGGCGCTCGGGACGGTGAACCGGTACCCGGACCGCGAGTTCACCGAGTTGCGCGAGTCGCTCGCGGGGTACCTCGGGCACGACCTCGCGGCCGAGCAGATCTGGGCGGCGAACGGCTCGAACGAGGTCATCCAGCAGCTCCTCCAGGCGTTCGGCGGTCCCGGGCGCAGTGTGCTCGGTTTCCCGCCCACCTACTCGATGCACTCGATCATCGCGTCCGGCACCGGCACGCAGTGGATCGCTGCCGAGCGCGACGCCGAGTTCCGCATCTCGCCCGAGACCGCGGTCGCAGCCGTGCGTGCGCACCGCCCGGACGTCGTGTTCCTCTGCGGACCGAACAACCCGACGGGCACCCCGCTGGACCTCGCGACGATCGAAGCGGTCTACGACGCCACGGACGGCATCGTCATGGTCGACGAGGCGTACGCCGAGTTCATGCCGGTGGGGCAGCCGACCGCGCTGACACTGCTGCCCGGTCGCGAACGACTCGTCGTGTCCCGCACGATGAGCAAGGCGTTCGCGTTCGCGGGCGCCCGCGTCGGGTACCTCGCGGCACACCCCGCCGTGATCGACGCCCTCCGTCTCGTCCGCTTGCCGTACCACCTGTCCGCGCTCACGCAGGCGGCGGCGGTCGCGGCGCTCCGGCACGCACCCGAGATGCTCGCGATGGTCGACGACATCCGGGGCCAGCGAGACCGCATGGTCGACGGGCTCCGCGCGATGGGCTACTCGCCGTACGAGACGTGGTCGAACTTCGTCCTCTTCGGCGGTGTGGCCGACCCGCGCGCGGCGTTCGAGTCGCTGCTCGAACAGGACGTGATCGTCCGGGACCTCGGGATCCCGAACCACCTCCGGGTGAGTGCCGGCACCGAGGAGGAGACCACCGCGTTCCTCGACGCCATGCGCCGGGTGGCCGCCGAACAGCCGCCGGTTAGGGTTGCAGCATGA
- a CDS encoding methyltransferase — translation MANDHYFSATPESQARPRQIHVTLAGRSLALTTASGVFSPDGIDRGTRVLLGSVPPPAHDGALLDVGCGWGPIAITMALHSPDAQVWGVDVNERVLDLARANAEAAGVTNVSIGVPSDVPADLRFRTIWSNPPIRVGKDELHDILMTWLPRLEVSGDAWLVVSKDLGGDSLQRWLHDTLGASFHVSRASTDKGFRVLRVHRTAE, via the coding sequence ATGGCGAACGACCACTACTTCTCGGCCACCCCGGAGAGCCAGGCGCGACCGCGCCAGATCCACGTGACGCTGGCGGGTCGTTCCCTGGCGCTGACCACTGCGTCCGGGGTCTTCAGCCCGGACGGCATCGACCGCGGGACCCGGGTGCTGCTGGGCTCCGTTCCGCCGCCCGCGCACGACGGCGCACTCCTCGACGTCGGTTGCGGGTGGGGGCCGATCGCGATCACGATGGCGCTCCACTCCCCGGACGCACAGGTCTGGGGCGTCGACGTGAACGAGCGCGTGCTCGACCTCGCGCGCGCCAACGCCGAAGCCGCCGGGGTCACGAACGTGTCGATCGGGGTCCCCTCCGACGTCCCGGCGGACCTGCGCTTCCGGACGATCTGGTCGAACCCACCGATCCGGGTCGGCAAGGACGAACTCCACGACATCCTGATGACCTGGCTCCCCCGGCTCGAGGTGTCCGGCGACGCCTGGCTCGTCGTGTCGAAGGACCTCGGTGGTGACTCCTTGCAGCGATGGCTCCACGACACGCTCGGGGCGTCGTTCCACGTCTCGCGGGCGTCGACGGACAAGGGGTTCCGCGTGCTGCGCGTGCACCGCACGGCGGAGTAG
- the lexA gene encoding transcriptional repressor LexA, protein MADELRGQKPLTAKQQAILDAIRASIASRGYPPSMREIGDAAGLSSLSSVSHQLGQLELGGWIRRDPNRPRALEVLVDEPAPDADGPDVDATTLVPLVGRIAAGVPITAEQHVDEIIPLPRQLVGTGDLFMLKVVGESMIDAAICDGDWVVVRSQQTAENGDVVAAMLDEEATVKVFRQRDGHTWLLPRNSAFEPILGDAATVLGKVVAVLRSI, encoded by the coding sequence GTGGCGGACGAACTGCGGGGACAGAAACCGCTGACGGCGAAGCAGCAGGCGATCCTCGACGCGATCCGTGCGTCGATCGCCAGCCGGGGGTACCCGCCGAGCATGCGCGAGATCGGCGACGCTGCGGGCCTCTCGTCACTGTCGAGCGTGTCGCACCAGCTCGGCCAGTTGGAGCTCGGCGGCTGGATCCGCCGTGACCCCAACCGCCCGCGAGCGCTCGAGGTCCTGGTCGACGAGCCGGCGCCGGACGCGGACGGCCCCGATGTCGACGCCACGACCCTCGTCCCGCTCGTCGGCCGCATCGCCGCGGGTGTTCCGATCACCGCAGAGCAGCACGTCGACGAGATCATCCCGCTCCCCCGTCAGCTCGTCGGCACCGGGGACCTCTTCATGCTGAAGGTCGTCGGCGAGTCGATGATCGACGCGGCGATCTGTGACGGCGACTGGGTCGTCGTCCGGTCGCAGCAGACCGCCGAGAACGGCGACGTCGTCGCGGCGATGCTCGACGAGGAAGCCACGGTCAAGGTCTTCCGACAGCGGGACGGCCACACGTGGCTGCTCCCCCGCAACTCCGCGTTCGAACCGATCCTCGGCGACGCCGCGACGGTGCTCGGCAAGGTGGTCGCCGTCCTCCGCAGCATCTGA
- the recA gene encoding recombinase RecA — translation MPSPADREKSLETALAQIDRQFGKGAVMRLGSDERAPVATIPTGSVALDVALGIGGLPRGRIIEIYGPESSGKTTLTIHAIANAQRNGGIAAFIDAEHALDPEYAKKLGVDIDALLVSQPDTAEQALEIADMLVRSGSIDLIVIDSVAALVPRAEIEGEMGDSHVGLQARLMSQALRKLAGGLNQTQTTMIFINQLREKIGVFFGSPETTSGGKALKFYASVRLDIRRIETLKSGTDAVGNRTRVKVVKNKMAPPFKQAEFDILYGTGISREGSLLDFGVDHGIVKKSGAWYTYDGDQLGQGKENSRSFLIQNPEIAAEIEGKILAKLGIGGAKATEEATAPVESLEAKLTARKGA, via the coding sequence ATGCCATCACCCGCAGACCGCGAGAAGTCCCTCGAGACCGCACTCGCCCAGATCGACCGGCAGTTCGGCAAGGGCGCGGTGATGCGCCTCGGCTCCGACGAGCGTGCACCGGTCGCGACCATCCCGACCGGCTCCGTCGCCCTCGATGTCGCGCTCGGGATCGGTGGGCTGCCGCGTGGCCGCATCATCGAGATCTACGGCCCGGAGTCCTCGGGTAAGACCACCCTGACGATCCACGCCATCGCGAACGCGCAGCGCAACGGTGGCATCGCCGCCTTCATCGACGCCGAGCACGCGCTCGACCCCGAGTACGCCAAGAAGCTCGGCGTGGACATCGACGCGTTGCTCGTGTCGCAGCCCGACACCGCCGAGCAGGCACTCGAGATCGCCGACATGCTCGTCCGCTCCGGCTCGATCGACCTGATCGTCATCGACTCCGTCGCGGCGCTCGTGCCCCGCGCCGAGATCGAAGGCGAGATGGGTGACTCCCACGTGGGCCTCCAGGCACGACTCATGTCGCAGGCGCTCCGCAAGCTCGCCGGTGGGCTGAACCAGACGCAGACCACGATGATCTTCATCAACCAGCTGCGCGAGAAGATCGGTGTGTTCTTCGGCTCCCCGGAGACCACGTCCGGCGGTAAGGCGCTGAAGTTCTACGCGTCGGTCCGCCTCGACATCCGTCGCATCGAGACGCTGAAGAGCGGCACCGACGCCGTCGGCAACCGCACCCGCGTGAAGGTCGTCAAGAACAAGATGGCGCCGCCCTTCAAGCAGGCGGAGTTCGACATCCTCTACGGCACGGGCATCTCGCGTGAAGGCTCGCTGCTGGACTTCGGCGTGGACCACGGCATCGTCAAGAAGTCCGGTGCCTGGTACACCTACGACGGCGACCAGCTCGGGCAGGGCAAGGAGAACTCGCGTTCCTTCCTGATCCAGAACCCGGAGATCGCTGCGGAGATCGAAGGCAAGATCCTCGCCAAGCTCGGCATCGGTGGCGCCAAGGCCACCGAAGAAGCAACGGCACCGGTCGAGTCGCTCGAAGCCAAGCTCACCGCACGCAAGGGCGCGTGA
- a CDS encoding nicotinamide-nucleotide amidohydrolase family protein, with amino-acid sequence MTLASSVVAALTARGETVAVAESLTGGLVVSELVGVPGASAVVRGGVVAYATPVKASVLGVSAALLARNGAVDPTVAAQMATGVRTALAVDGEPATWGISTTGVAGPDPQDGQPVGTVFVGIASAAGAEAFELHLDGDRQAIRQAAVSELLTRLHVTLETGE; translated from the coding sequence GTGACCCTCGCGTCATCGGTCGTCGCCGCGCTGACCGCGCGGGGTGAGACCGTCGCGGTGGCGGAGTCGCTCACCGGCGGGCTCGTCGTGTCGGAACTCGTGGGCGTCCCCGGAGCGAGCGCCGTCGTCCGCGGGGGAGTCGTGGCCTACGCGACGCCCGTCAAGGCGTCCGTCCTCGGCGTCTCCGCGGCGCTCCTCGCCCGGAACGGTGCTGTGGACCCGACCGTGGCGGCGCAGATGGCCACCGGCGTGCGGACCGCCCTGGCGGTCGACGGCGAACCCGCGACGTGGGGGATCTCGACGACGGGTGTCGCCGGGCCCGACCCGCAGGACGGCCAGCCCGTCGGCACGGTGTTCGTCGGCATCGCATCAGCGGCGGGCGCGGAGGCATTCGAGTTGCACCTCGACGGGGACCGTCAGGCAATCCGACAGGCTGCTGTCTCCGAACTCCTGACACGACTGCACGTCACGCTCGAGACCGGGGAATAG
- the hflX gene encoding GTPase HflX produces MTDTHNQAEGDGVVERVLRNADSRASSSIFAPAQAIQTRSVDEHGWAGDGDQYDRDDRAALRRVAGLSTELEDVTEVEYRQLRLEQVVLIGVYAQGDAADAENSLRELSALAETAGAVVLDGLLQRRPHPDPSTYLGKGKAEELAMVVKATGADTVIADTELAPSQRRALEDVVKVKVIDRTAVILDIFSQHAKSREGKAQVELAQLEYLLPRLRGWGESMSRQAGGQVSGGAGMGSRGPGETKIELDRRRIHTRMSKLRRQIASFRPAREAKRADRHRNEVPSVAIAGYTNAGKSSLLNRLTSAGVLVQNQLFATLDSTIRRTNTGKGREYTFADTVGFVRNLPHQLVEAFRSTLEEVGEADVIVHVVDGSHPDPAAQLATVRDVIGDVGARDIPEIVAFNKSDLIDDAQRLVLVGLAPDAVFVSARTGEGIPELLRAIEARLPEPDVELTVVIPYERGDLVSSLHDAGAVESVDYVEAGTRLRVRVFQRQVAELDPFVVAPVTTA; encoded by the coding sequence ATGACGGATACCCACAACCAAGCTGAAGGCGACGGCGTCGTCGAGCGCGTGCTGCGCAACGCCGACTCGCGAGCCAGCTCGTCCATCTTCGCGCCGGCACAGGCGATCCAGACCCGCTCGGTCGACGAGCACGGCTGGGCCGGTGACGGCGACCAGTACGACCGCGACGACCGCGCAGCGCTGCGCCGCGTGGCCGGTCTCTCCACCGAGCTCGAGGACGTCACCGAGGTCGAGTACCGGCAACTCCGGCTCGAGCAGGTCGTCCTCATCGGCGTGTACGCCCAGGGCGACGCGGCCGACGCCGAGAACTCGCTCCGTGAGCTGTCGGCACTCGCCGAGACCGCGGGTGCCGTGGTCCTCGACGGGCTGCTGCAGCGACGGCCCCACCCTGACCCCTCGACCTACCTCGGCAAGGGCAAGGCCGAAGAACTCGCGATGGTGGTCAAGGCCACCGGGGCCGACACCGTGATCGCCGACACCGAGCTCGCCCCGTCCCAGCGCCGTGCGCTCGAGGACGTCGTCAAGGTGAAGGTCATCGACCGGACCGCCGTGATCCTCGACATCTTCAGCCAGCACGCGAAGAGCCGCGAGGGCAAGGCGCAGGTCGAACTCGCGCAGCTCGAGTACCTCCTGCCGCGACTGCGCGGTTGGGGTGAGTCGATGTCCCGCCAGGCCGGTGGTCAGGTCTCCGGCGGTGCCGGCATGGGGTCGCGTGGTCCTGGTGAGACGAAGATCGAGCTGGACCGTCGCCGCATCCACACGCGGATGTCGAAGCTGCGTCGGCAGATCGCGTCGTTCCGTCCCGCGCGAGAGGCCAAGCGCGCCGACCGTCACCGCAACGAGGTGCCGAGCGTCGCGATCGCCGGGTACACGAACGCGGGCAAGTCGTCCCTCCTCAACCGGCTGACGAGCGCCGGCGTGCTCGTGCAGAACCAGCTCTTCGCGACGCTGGACTCCACGATCCGCCGGACGAACACCGGCAAGGGCCGCGAGTACACCTTCGCGGACACGGTCGGCTTCGTGCGCAACCTGCCGCACCAGCTCGTCGAGGCCTTCCGCTCCACGCTCGAAGAGGTGGGCGAGGCCGACGTCATCGTGCACGTCGTCGACGGCTCGCACCCGGACCCCGCAGCCCAGCTCGCGACGGTCCGGGACGTCATCGGCGACGTCGGCGCCCGGGACATCCCCGAGATCGTCGCGTTCAACAAGTCGGACCTCATCGACGACGCCCAGCGGCTCGTGCTCGTAGGTCTCGCCCCGGACGCCGTGTTCGTCTCGGCGCGCACCGGCGAGGGCATCCCGGAGCTCCTCCGGGCGATCGAGGCACGGCTCCCCGAGCCCGACGTCGAGCTCACCGTGGTGATCCCGTACGAGCGTGGCGACCTGGTGTCGTCCCTGCACGACGCGGGTGCGGTCGAGTCCGTGGACTATGTCGAGGCGGGGACGCGACTGCGCGTGCGCGTCTTCCAGCGCCAGGTCGCCGAGCTCGACCCGTTCGTGGTCGCGCCCGTCACGACGGCCTAG
- a CDS encoding regulatory protein RecX codes for MTGHDDGSDDLAPVTDLFGARSRRRRTPPLPEPESEADTPGVERTRDADADASAPVPLRAHRAQSEWVSPVVGDGSGRSARAEQDGYATDVADATTASVFSIAGGDEIDPADAPRPLDEQRADAEGLSMRALGRKGVSESELRTMLRGNDLDPDVVEHEVERLTRVGLLDDVALATDLVDRLHDRKGLGRQGVVAELRRRGIDQAAIDAALDAAADDEDDEFIRAIELAEKRAGQLRGLDRATAERRLSGFLMRKGYNGGVVRIAVERALDGGGSRKGGPRGTVRFE; via the coding sequence GTGACCGGGCACGACGACGGCAGCGACGACCTCGCACCGGTCACCGACCTGTTCGGTGCGAGGTCCCGCCGCCGTCGGACACCGCCGCTGCCCGAGCCCGAGAGCGAAGCGGACACCCCCGGCGTCGAGAGGACGCGCGATGCCGATGCCGATGCGAGCGCGCCGGTTCCGCTCCGTGCACACCGTGCGCAGTCCGAGTGGGTCTCACCGGTCGTGGGGGACGGTTCCGGTCGCAGCGCCCGCGCCGAGCAGGACGGCTACGCCACCGACGTGGCCGATGCCACGACGGCGTCGGTGTTCTCGATCGCCGGCGGTGACGAGATCGACCCCGCTGATGCGCCCCGGCCGCTGGACGAACAACGCGCGGACGCCGAGGGGCTCAGCATGCGCGCCCTCGGCCGGAAGGGCGTGAGCGAGTCCGAGCTCCGGACGATGCTCCGGGGCAACGACCTCGACCCGGACGTGGTCGAGCACGAGGTCGAGCGGCTCACCCGTGTGGGGCTGCTCGACGACGTCGCCCTCGCGACCGACCTCGTGGACCGGCTCCACGATCGCAAGGGACTCGGGCGCCAGGGTGTCGTCGCCGAACTCCGCCGGCGTGGCATCGACCAGGCGGCGATCGACGCGGCCCTCGACGCTGCGGCGGACGACGAGGACGACGAGTTCATCCGTGCGATCGAGCTCGCCGAGAAGCGCGCCGGTCAGCTCAGGGGACTGGATCGTGCGACCGCAGAGCGCCGGCTCTCCGGATTCCTGATGCGCAAGGGCTACAACGGCGGCGTCGTCCGCATCGCGGTGGAGCGAGCGCTCGACGGCGGCGGGTCACGGAAGGGCGGGCCGCGCGGCACGGTCCGGTTCGAGTAG
- a CDS encoding helix-turn-helix transcriptional regulator, with amino-acid sequence MVLVRQEIGDVLRDFRLQKGRTLRQVASKASVALGYLSEVERGQKEASSEILASVADALDTPISTIMREVGDRLAVVEGLTPVPDTLPDELVAEFDNDLAVR; translated from the coding sequence ATGGTTCTCGTTCGTCAGGAAATCGGCGACGTTCTGCGGGACTTCCGCTTGCAGAAGGGCCGGACCCTCCGTCAGGTCGCGTCCAAGGCCAGCGTTGCTCTCGGGTACCTCAGTGAGGTGGAGCGCGGTCAGAAAGAGGCCAGCTCGGAGATCCTCGCGTCCGTCGCGGATGCGTTGGACACCCCGATCTCCACGATCATGCGCGAGGTTGGAGACCGCCTCGCCGTGGTGGAAGGTCTCACCCCGGTCCCGGACACGCTCCCGGACGAACTCGTCGCCGAGTTCGACAACGACCTCGCGGTGCGCTGA
- a CDS encoding DUF3046 domain-containing protein has protein sequence MRVSEFWRAVDQVFGEAYGAVVARDVVLEELGGRSAADAIAAGIDTRKVWDALCDSQDVPQDRRHGKGLLEPRD, from the coding sequence ATGCGTGTGAGTGAGTTCTGGCGAGCCGTCGACCAGGTCTTCGGGGAGGCCTACGGCGCGGTCGTCGCCCGTGACGTGGTGCTCGAGGAGCTCGGCGGGCGCTCCGCTGCCGATGCCATCGCCGCCGGGATCGACACCCGGAAGGTGTGGGACGCACTGTGTGACTCGCAGGACGTCCCGCAGGATCGGCGGCACGGCAAGGGGTTGTTGGAGCCGCGCGACTAG
- the dapF gene encoding diaminopimelate epimerase translates to MTELHFTKGQGTGNDFVLFADPDATVDLTPDRIRAIADRRFGVGADGVIRAVRADALPEGRAIAASAPEVTWFMDYHNADGTVAEMCGNGIRVFARYLTESGLVDLEPGETLSVGSRKGIVDIQRQANGFAADLGRWDLGIEGGGSSDVLVRAKNLDRARPGLGIDVGNPHVVVAVATEDELADLDLTYVPVLDPAPAAGANVEFVLPGEPLVQDGVGQITMRVHERGSGETLSCGTGAVAAALATRYWAGASAPDTWRVRVPGGVVTVRMFAAEDGEHVSLAGPAELVFSGDLTV, encoded by the coding sequence GTGACCGAGCTGCACTTCACCAAGGGCCAGGGGACCGGCAACGACTTCGTCCTGTTCGCCGACCCGGACGCGACGGTCGACCTGACGCCGGACCGGATCCGCGCGATCGCCGACCGACGGTTCGGTGTGGGGGCCGACGGCGTGATCCGGGCGGTGCGGGCTGATGCCCTCCCCGAGGGGCGCGCCATCGCTGCGTCCGCTCCCGAGGTCACGTGGTTCATGGACTACCACAACGCCGACGGCACGGTCGCGGAGATGTGCGGGAACGGCATCCGTGTCTTCGCGCGCTACCTGACCGAGTCCGGGCTCGTGGACCTCGAACCCGGCGAGACCCTGTCCGTGGGGAGCCGCAAGGGCATCGTCGACATCCAGCGGCAGGCGAACGGGTTCGCAGCCGACCTCGGGCGGTGGGACCTCGGCATCGAGGGCGGTGGGTCTTCCGACGTGCTCGTCCGCGCGAAGAACCTCGACCGTGCCCGCCCGGGCCTCGGTATCGACGTCGGCAACCCGCACGTCGTGGTCGCCGTCGCGACGGAGGACGAGCTCGCCGACCTCGACCTGACCTACGTCCCTGTGCTCGACCCGGCACCGGCGGCCGGTGCGAACGTCGAGTTCGTGCTGCCGGGGGAGCCGCTCGTGCAGGACGGCGTCGGGCAGATCACGATGCGGGTGCACGAGCGGGGGAGCGGCGAGACGCTGTCCTGCGGCACCGGTGCGGTCGCCGCAGCGCTCGCGACGCGGTACTGGGCGGGGGCCAGCGCGCCGGACACCTGGCGTGTGCGGGTCCCTGGTGGCGTCGTGACCGTACGGATGTTCGCGGCCGAGGACGGCGAGCACGTGTCGCTCGCCGGTCCGGCCGAGCTGGTCTTCTCCGGCGACCTGACCGTCTGA
- the miaB gene encoding tRNA (N6-isopentenyl adenosine(37)-C2)-methylthiotransferase MiaB — protein sequence MATVAAQPRTYEVRTYGCQMNVHDSERLSGSLQAAGYVAADGTQADVVVINTCAVRENADNRLYGNLGQLAGIKRDHPGMQIAVGGCLAQKDKNVILEKAPWVDVVFGTHNMGSLPTLLERARHNGEAQLEILESLDVFPSTLPTKRDSTHSGWVSISVGCNNTCTFCIVPSLRGKEKDRRPGDVLAEIQALVDDGAIEVTLLGQNVNSYGVEFGDRQAFGKLLRAAGQIEGLERVRFTSPHPAAFTDDVIDAMAETPNVMPQLHMPLQSGSDRVLKAMRRSYRSERFLGILDRVRAKIPNAAISTDIIVGFPGETEADFEDTMRVVEQARFASAFTFQYSIRPGTPAATMDDQLPKEVVQARYERLTALQDRITAEENQRQVGRTVDVLVATGEGKKDGATHRLSGRAEDSRLVHFSVPAGSDVPRPGDVVTVEVTRAAPHFLIADTDQPLRIRRTRAGEAWDRAQAESCGVPAPAAPGDGPKPVSLGLPTIRVGR from the coding sequence ATGGCCACCGTCGCAGCGCAGCCCCGCACCTACGAAGTCCGCACCTACGGGTGCCAGATGAACGTGCACGACTCCGAGCGCCTCAGCGGGTCGCTGCAGGCCGCCGGGTACGTCGCGGCGGACGGCACCCAGGCGGACGTCGTGGTGATCAACACGTGCGCTGTGCGTGAGAACGCCGACAACCGGCTCTACGGCAACCTCGGGCAGCTCGCGGGCATCAAGCGGGACCACCCCGGCATGCAGATCGCGGTGGGTGGCTGCCTGGCGCAGAAGGACAAGAACGTCATCCTCGAGAAGGCGCCGTGGGTCGACGTCGTCTTCGGCACGCACAACATGGGGTCGCTGCCGACGCTGTTGGAGCGCGCCCGGCACAACGGTGAGGCGCAGCTCGAGATCCTCGAGTCCCTGGACGTCTTCCCGTCGACGCTGCCGACCAAGCGCGACTCGACGCACAGCGGGTGGGTGTCGATCTCCGTCGGCTGCAACAACACCTGCACGTTCTGCATCGTCCCGTCGCTCCGTGGCAAGGAGAAGGACCGTCGTCCCGGCGACGTCCTCGCGGAGATCCAGGCGCTCGTCGACGACGGCGCGATCGAGGTCACGCTGCTCGGCCAGAACGTGAACTCCTACGGCGTCGAGTTCGGGGACCGGCAGGCGTTCGGCAAGCTGCTGCGCGCCGCCGGACAGATCGAGGGCCTCGAGCGCGTGCGGTTCACGAGCCCGCACCCGGCGGCCTTCACCGACGACGTCATCGACGCGATGGCCGAGACCCCGAACGTGATGCCGCAGCTGCACATGCCGCTGCAGTCCGGCTCGGACCGAGTCCTCAAGGCGATGCGCCGCAGCTACCGGAGCGAGCGGTTCCTCGGGATCCTGGACCGCGTGCGCGCCAAGATCCCGAACGCGGCGATCTCCACCGACATCATCGTGGGGTTCCCCGGCGAGACCGAGGCCGACTTCGAGGACACGATGCGCGTCGTCGAACAGGCCCGGTTCGCGTCGGCGTTCACGTTCCAGTACTCGATCCGCCCCGGGACCCCGGCGGCCACGATGGACGACCAGCTCCCCAAGGAGGTCGTCCAGGCACGCTACGAGCGGCTCACCGCGCTGCAGGATCGCATCACCGCGGAGGAGAACCAGCGGCAGGTCGGCCGTACGGTCGACGTCCTGGTGGCGACCGGTGAGGGCAAGAAGGACGGTGCCACGCACCGGCTGTCCGGCCGCGCCGAGGACTCCCGTCTCGTGCACTTCTCGGTGCCGGCCGGCTCCGACGTCCCGCGCCCCGGCGACGTCGTCACGGTCGAGGTGACCCGTGCTGCACCGCACTTCCTGATCGCGGACACCGACCAGCCGCTCCGCATCCGGCGCACCCGTGCCGGCGAGGCGTGGGACCGTGCGCAGGCCGAGTCCTGCGGTGTCCCGGCCCCGGCGGCACCTGGTGACGGGCCGAAGCCGGTGTCGCTCGGTCTGCCGACGATCCGTGTCGGCCGCTGA